A window from Primulina huaijiensis isolate GDHJ02 chromosome 13, ASM1229523v2, whole genome shotgun sequence encodes these proteins:
- the LOC140991029 gene encoding polyadenylate-binding protein 6-like, whose translation MVEADTPQRATLYVGGLHPDVSEKELEETFGAAGQVVSVRLCRDKISLRSLCYAFVKFCFHIDARRALNRLNFTELRGRPMRIMWCEREPISRKRGIGNLFVKNLDPSITSARLQEIFSEYGTVISCKVAEENGKSKGYGFVQFGSEDSAKAALDAVHGTMQDGKKLCVSKFVRKSERNNAEPVFTNLYVKNLDEDITNDLLKNKFSAFGNICSAVVMKDEKGKSKGFGFVNFGSHEEAKKAMEALNGELFGSKNLFVGRAQKKDERAEMLRQIYGEKYTISHMEFSKNSNLFIKNLDVSVDDKKLKQIFCTHGRVISAKVIRHGDGTSKGFGFVLYSNLEDANKALRSLNGTCVGGQTLYVTMARPREQRTRAGPTLYTTDWNVLAHKRQPPHCNLPNSYSSIPDPKLSPFHPVLYQNFVPPAFRSFYHFEAMNFQQIFSPYPVQISTSGGSKDNQDLGTRKDQIPQRRMVHKTTDGDTEKSWKGCSPMMLEMNKKLPGFMHSPLLFARSYPVMHEKRSGFVHHPLVQKF comes from the exons ATGGTCGAAGCCGATACTCCGCAGAGGGCAACGCTGTACGTGGGCGGTCTGCACCCGGACGTTTCAGAAAAGGAGCTCGAAGAAACTTTTGGAGCTGCCGGCCAAGTGGTCTCGGTCCGTCTCTGCCGTGACAAGATATCTCTCAGATCCCTATGCTATGCTTTCGTTAAATTCTGCTTTCATATTGATG CTCGTAGAGCTCTAAACCGCCTAAACTTCACTGAATTGAGGGGTAGACCTATGAGAATTATGTGGTGTGAAAGAGAACCGATTTCGAGGAAGAGGGGTATCGGAAACCTCTTCGTCAAGAATCTTGACCCTTCGATCACCAGTGCTCGATTGCAGGAAATTTTCTCCGAGTATGGGACCGTGATTTCTTGCAAGGTTGCTGAGGAAAATGGGAAGAGCAAGGGCTATGGTTTTGTTCAGTTTGGTTCGGAGGATTCGGCCAAGGCAGCTCTAGATGCCGTCCATGGAACAATGCAAGATGGCAAGAAGCT ATGTGTTTCCAAATTCGTCAGAAAGAGTGAGAGAAACAACGCAGAACCAGTTTTCACTAATCTTTATGTGAAAAATCTAGATGAAGACATCACGAATGATCTCCTCAAGAACAAGTTTTCGGCTTTTGGTAACATCTGTAGTGCGGTTGTAATGAAGGATGAGAAGGGGAAATCGAAAGGGTTCGGATTTGTCAATTTCGGTTCGCATGAAGAGGCCAAGAAAGCAATGGAGGCTCTGAATGGTGAACTGTTTG GATCAAAGAATCTGTTTGTGGGTAGAGCTCAGAAGAAAGATGAAAGGGCAGAAATGTTAAGACAAATATATGGAGAAAAGTACACAATTTCCCATATGGAATTCTCTAAGAATTCTAATCTGTTCATAAAGAATCTTGATGTATCTGTTGACGACAAAAAGTTGAAACAAATCTTTTGTACTCATGGAAGAGTAATCTCAGCAAAAGTGATCCGACACGGGGATGGAACTAGCAAAGGATTTGGATTTGTACTCTACTCAAATCTGGAGGACGCAAATAAGGCTTTACGTTCATTAAACG GGACTTGTGTAGGAGGACAGACACTTTACGTGACCATGGCTCGACCAAGAGAACAGCGAACTCGAGCCGGCCCGACACTTTACACCACAGACTGGAATGTCCTTGCACACAAAAGACAGCCACCACATTGCAACCTCCCAAACTCTTATTCTTCGATTCCTGACCCAAAACTGAGTCCATTCCATCCTGTATTGTACCAGAACTTTGTTCCACCAGCATTTAGATCATTTTATCATTTTGAAGCTATGAACTTTCAACAGATCTTCTCGCCATAT CCTGTGCAAATTTCAACCTCTGGTGGGAGTAAAGACAATCAGGATCTTGGAACAAGAAAGGATCAAATACCACAGAGGAGAATGGTACACAAGACCACTGATGGAGATACCGAAAAATCATGGAAAGGTTGTAGCCCCATGATGCTAGAGATGAACAAGAAATTGCCAGGATTTATGCATTCTCCCCTACTTTTTGCTAGATCATATCCTGTTATGCATGAGAAAAGGTCTGGTTTCGTACATCACCCTCTTGTTCAAAAATTTTAG